CTGCGGGCCGTCCTCAAGGCAGCCGCCTTTCACCCGCTTCGGGGACACCGCTCAGGACAGGAGCTCCACCTCCACGCCCAGACGCCGGTAGGTCTCCCCGGCTCGCCGGTCCCGACTGGCGAGCGGATGTCCCGACTGCCGTGCGGCGAGGGCGATCAGACCGTCGTACGTCGCGCCACCGGCGATTTCGAGGTCGGCCAGGACCGCCAAGGCGGCACGCGCCGGCTCGGCGTCCAAGATCACGGGCGGCTCGAACCGCGCACCCAGCAGACGGACGGCGTCCCCCGGTGAGAGGCGCGCATCGCCGGGCAGGCGCGTCAGCACGGCGTACGTCTCGTTCGCCGCGTGACCGGCCAACGCGACCGACCGGTGACCGATGGACACGTTGACCGTGCCATGGGCCTGGTGCGACGTGAGCAGGAGCGGCACCGCCACGCTGGTGTCGACCAATAGGTCGATCAACGCCGGCCGGCGTCGACGAGGCCCAGCACGTCGTCGTCGGTGATGACCGTCTCGGCCACGGCGACGAGGCGGCCGCCGCGTTCCTCGACCCTCGCCGTCCGCCCGACCGGGGCGACGTGCAGGCCGTTGCCGTACTCGCTGACGTCGACCTTGGTCCCCGGCGTCAGCCTCAGGCGGTCGCGCAGGGCCTTCGGCACGACGATCCTGCCGACGTCGTCCACGGTTGCTTCCACAGGGAGGACGATACCAGCCCGCTCCCAGTCGAGGGCCGTTCATGCGCCGCGGTCAGCCAACCGGCAGGGCCAGCCCCCCTTGGCCTACCGCCTCCTCCAGATCGGCGTTCGCGTGCGGTCGTGGTGGCGGCGCGCATGCGGTACGCGGGCACGGGCCCGACGGAATCGGTGAGCGTGCGACGGATCGTGGTCAAGGTAAGGGCGTCGATCCTTGTGATCTGCTCGGGTTCGAGGTCTGCTCGGTGGAGTGCGTAGCGCTCACCGCCGGAGCGGCTGATCCGGTAGCTGGACGGGATCGTCAAGTGCACCTTGGTCGGGTTGATGTCGCAGAGCTCGTGGACCGAGAGCGCCGAGTCATGCGATATGACCCCGCGCCCTGCAGCCCAGAGGCGCGCCAGGATGAACTCATCCAGCGGGTCGTACGGCAACGAGGGAATCCGATACACGCCACGAGCGGCCGCGTGCAGCGTGCCGCGTGACACCATCTTGCGCAGCTCGACGGCGGGCACGCCGTGCGGAGCGACCAGGGCAGGGGTTACGTAGCCCCCGTTGTCGACGGCGACATCCATGAGCGAATCCCAGTACTTACCCGCACGGCAAGAACAGTACCTGATTAGTACTATTTCTGACAGCGAGGGCCCCACCCACCCCAGAGCGGCAGGCTCACCTCAACTAGACCCGTCCTTATTCGCGGGCCCCCACCCGCCGCCGCCCGGAGTCAGCATCCGGAGGACATCGCCGTCCTTGAGCCGAAGGGTGCACTTGTCGGGGAGGCGCTCCGCTCGGGCCTCGTCGCCCCCCGGCAGGAGCCAGTTCTCACCGACGGCACCGGGGCCTCCGCCGGCCAGGCCCCAGGGCTGAGTCACCCGGCGCTCGGTGATCAGGCTCACCGTCACGTCCTCGAGCATCAGCACGTCGCGCTCGATCCCCTCACCGCCTGGCGCCCACCCCGCACCGCCGCTCCCTCGCCGCAGTCGGTAGCGCAGGACGCGGAGCGGGAATGCCCGCTCCAGCGCTTCGATGGGGGTATTCCGCGTGTTAGTCATCGCGGTGTGAATGCCCGACTGACCGGGGCGGGGTTCGGCTGATCGGTAGTCAACTTGATCTGTGTCGGTCATGCCGGTCTGGACGCCGTTCATACCACCTCGGCCGGGGCGGCCGCCTTGGCCGCCGGCAACGGTCTCGTAGTAGACCCAGCCGGCGCCGCCGATGAGGGTGTTGTTCATGGTGCCTTGGCTGGCGGCGCCCACCCGGGTGGGGGCGGCCTGGGCGAGGGCGCCGAGGCAGACGTCGGCCACCCGCTGGCTGACCTCGACGTTGCCGGCGCCGACAGCCGCTGGGGGAAGGGCGGCCACGAGCGAACCCGGGGGAGCGACGACGCGTACTGGGCGCATGGCCCCGCCGTTGGCCGGGATGGTCGGGTCGGTGGCCGACCGCAGGGCGAACGAGACGGCGCTGGCAGTGACGGCCTGGACGGCGTTGACGTTCCCCGGCCGCTGGTCGTCGGTGCCGGTGAAATCGAACGTGGCGTGCTCGCCGTCGATGGTAAGGGAGACGACGATCCGGGCCGGCTGCTGCTGGTCGGGGCGCGGCCCGCACGAGTCGATGACGTCCTCGAACGTCCACTGGCCGTCGGGCATGGCGGCTAGGGCGGCCCGCATGCGGCGCTCGCCGTAGGCCGTGACCTCGTCGAGCGGCGCACTGGCGAAGGTGGCCAGCCGTTCGACGCCGACGACGTTGGCGCCCCGCTGGGCGTCGAGGTCGCCCCGGCGCTCGTCGGGCGTCCGGGAGTTGGCCACGATGATGTCCTCCGCGGCCGCCGACAGCAGGACGGGGGGCACCCGCAGCCCCTCCTGGTAGACCTCGACGGCCTCGGCCGGCATCGACCCGGGGGCCATGCCGCCCACGTCGGCGTGGTGGGCCCGGTTGGCCGCCCACCCGACCAGCCGGCCGTCCACGAAGCAGGGAGCTACCAGCGTCAGGTCGTTGAGGTGGGTCCCGCCCGCGAACGGGTCGTTGAGGGCGACCTGGTCCCCCGGGCCCAGGCGGCCCCCGAAGGCGTCGATGGCGGCTCGCACCGACGCCGGCATCGAGCCGAGGTGGACGGGAATGTGCTCGGCCTGCACCAGCAACTCGCCCTCGGGGGTGAACAGGGCGGCCGAGCAGTCCATGCGCTCTTTGATGTTCGGGCTGAACGACGCCCGCCGCAGGACTGCCCCCATCTCCTCGGCTACGCCACTCAGGCGCGTGATCAGGACCTGGAGCGCAGCTG
The sequence above is a segment of the Actinomycetota bacterium genome. Coding sequences within it:
- a CDS encoding PIN domain-containing protein, with the translated sequence MDLLVDTSVAVPLLLTSHQAHGTVNVSIGHRSVALAGHAANETYAVLTRLPGDARLSPGDAVRLLGARFEPPVILDAEPARAALAVLADLEIAGGATYDGLIALAARQSGHPLASRDRRAGETYRRLGVEVELLS
- a CDS encoding AbrB/MazE/SpoVT family DNA-binding domain-containing protein, with the translated sequence MEATVDDVGRIVVPKALRDRLRLTPGTKVDVSEYGNGLHVAPVGRTARVEERGGRLVAVAETVITDDDVLGLVDAGRR
- a CDS encoding hydantoinase B/oxoprolinase family protein, producing MNPAALQVLITRLSGVAEEMGAVLRRASFSPNIKERMDCSAALFTPEGELLVQAEHIPVHLGSMPASVRAAIDAFGGRLGPGDQVALNDPFAGGTHLNDLTLVAPCFVDGRLVGWAANRAHHADVGGMAPGSMPAEAVEVYQEGLRVPPVLLSAAAEDIIVANSRTPDERRGDLDAQRGANVVGVERLATFASAPLDEVTAYGERRMRAALAAMPDGQWTFEDVIDSCGPRPDQQQPARIVVSLTIDGEHATFDFTGTDDQRPGNVNAVQAVTASAVSFALRSATDPTIPANGGAMRPVRVVAPPGSLVAALPPAAVGAGNVEVSQRVADVCLGALAQAAPTRVGAASQGTMNNTLIGGAGWVYYETVAGGQGGRPGRGGMNGVQTGMTDTDQVDYRSAEPRPGQSGIHTAMTNTRNTPIEALERAFPLRVLRYRLRRGSGGAGWAPGGEGIERDVLMLEDVTVSLITERRVTQPWGLAGGGPGAVGENWLLPGGDEARAERLPDKCTLRLKDGDVLRMLTPGGGGWGPANKDGSS